From a single Acidobacteriota bacterium genomic region:
- a CDS encoding FAD-dependent monooxygenase produces MNSNSVTIIGAGLAGSLLSIYLARRGFSVTVFEARGDMRNAEVEAGRSINLALSDRGIAALREVGMDAFMLAEAVPMRGRMIHGVDSGQKLLPYSGREGEYINSVSRSGLNIALMNEADKYPNSTFIFNERCTGIETATGEVSFASGRTVRSDTVIATDGAGSPVRQAMQRQMPGFEFSSRFLDHGYKELHIPPGPGGSFLLEKNALHIWPRHRFMMIALPNHNGSFTCTLFLAHKSEPPELAGGQSEWSFESLTDSESVINFFNTEFPDAVPLMPTLVEDFFANPTGQLGTIKCWPWNAGGKALLLGDSAHAIVPFYGQGMNCSFEDVRVLDGLLSSAGQPDWASVYEEYSELRKVNTDAIAGLAEENFYEMRDRVADPVFQRKRELETRLEQTDPDYFSKYSMVTFREDMPYSEAHRRGNAQDELLMQICSSVDDVSELDLNDVAERLRQLEL; encoded by the coding sequence ATGAATAGCAACAGCGTCACGATCATCGGTGCGGGCCTTGCGGGTTCGCTCCTTTCCATCTACCTCGCCCGCCGCGGCTTTAGCGTTACCGTCTTCGAAGCACGCGGCGATATGCGTAATGCGGAGGTCGAGGCCGGCCGCTCGATCAACCTCGCCCTCTCCGACCGCGGCATCGCCGCACTCCGCGAGGTTGGAATGGACGCCTTTATGCTCGCCGAGGCGGTGCCAATGCGCGGGCGGATGATCCACGGCGTCGACAGCGGACAAAAGCTACTGCCCTATAGCGGCCGCGAGGGCGAATACATCAACTCGGTCTCGCGGTCGGGCCTCAACATCGCGCTGATGAACGAGGCCGACAAGTATCCGAACTCAACTTTTATCTTCAACGAGCGGTGCACCGGAATCGAAACCGCAACCGGCGAGGTCAGCTTTGCAAGCGGCCGTACGGTGCGGTCCGATACCGTCATCGCAACCGATGGCGCCGGCTCGCCCGTCCGGCAAGCAATGCAGCGGCAAATGCCCGGCTTCGAATTCTCTTCGCGATTTCTCGACCACGGCTACAAGGAACTTCACATACCGCCCGGCCCCGGAGGCTCGTTCCTGCTTGAAAAGAACGCTCTCCACATCTGGCCGCGGCACCGGTTCATGATGATCGCCCTGCCGAACCACAACGGCAGCTTCACCTGCACTCTTTTCTTGGCTCACAAGTCAGAACCGCCTGAGTTAGCGGGCGGCCAGTCTGAGTGGTCCTTCGAGTCGCTCACCGATTCGGAGAGTGTCATCAATTTCTTCAACACCGAATTCCCCGACGCCGTTCCGCTGATGCCAACGCTTGTCGAAGATTTCTTCGCCAACCCGACCGGCCAACTCGGGACCATCAAGTGCTGGCCCTGGAACGCCGGCGGAAAAGCGCTTCTGCTCGGCGATTCGGCCCACGCGATCGTGCCCTTCTACGGCCAGGGCATGAACTGCTCATTCGAAGACGTCCGAGTGCTCGACGGCCTCTTGTCATCGGCCGGCCAGCCCGACTGGGCCTCAGTCTATGAAGAATATAGTGAACTCCGAAAAGTAAACACCGACGCCATCGCGGGCCTTGCCGAAGAGAATTTCTACGAGATGCGCGACCGTGTTGCCGACCCCGTCTTTCAACGCAAACGCGAACTCGAAACCCGGCTTGAACAAACCGATCCCGATTACTTTTCAAAGTATTCAATGGTCACGTTCCGCGAAGATATGCCCTATTCCGAAGCCCACCGCCGCGGTAACGCCCAAGACGAGCTGTTAATGCAGATATGTTCTTCTGTAGATGACGTTAGCGAACTCGATCTTAATGACGTTGCCGAGCGTCTGCGGCAGTTGGAATTATAG
- a CDS encoding LysM peptidoglycan-binding domain-containing protein — translation MSLQEKYQTLLELANQNGTTYELSEGNGGTLIVTGTAPSAEAKQQLWDEYARLDPEFNDGDFVLNIQTAEAAAGGGMHTHTVESGDNLSKIAKEYGIQWKAIWDHNRDILNHPDKIYPGQELKIPM, via the coding sequence ATGTCACTACAAGAGAAATATCAGACGCTTCTCGAACTCGCCAACCAGAACGGTACGACGTATGAACTGAGCGAGGGCAACGGCGGCACGCTTATAGTCACCGGAACCGCTCCGAGCGCCGAGGCGAAGCAGCAGCTCTGGGATGAATACGCACGGCTCGATCCGGAATTTAACGACGGCGACTTCGTCCTCAATATCCAAACCGCAGAGGCCGCGGCCGGCGGCGGAATGCACACGCACACGGTCGAATCGGGCGATAATCTTTCAAAGATCGCCAAGGAATACGGCATCCAGTGGAAGGCCATCTGGGACCACAATCGCGACATCCTCAACCACCCGGACAAGATCTACCCGGGCCAGGAATTGAAGATACCGATGTAG
- a CDS encoding cyclase family protein, producing the protein MTFDISIPLKFNGPQPNAYGVERARSEPVRAGSLVGDTRQGGSVNFEQYTFIPHCNGTHTECVGHITNERKSIRDCLTEILIPAVLISVEPSEPPVPLLPEEGWPKAGVEGAAGGQFGGDKVIAKDSLIERLASVEDDIPHSALRIPHSKALIIRTLPNTDAKLSAEYGEDNIPPYFTADAMRLIVEHGFTHLLVDMPSIDRIFDDGKLINHRIFWNVEEGSFETNPETRMNSTITELIYVPNEVSDGEYMLNLQIAPFDSDCSPSRPLLVSAR; encoded by the coding sequence ATGACGTTCGATATCTCAATTCCGCTAAAGTTCAACGGCCCACAGCCGAATGCCTATGGTGTCGAGCGGGCGCGGTCGGAGCCCGTTCGTGCAGGCAGCCTAGTCGGCGATACGCGGCAGGGCGGGAGCGTGAACTTCGAACAATACACATTTATCCCGCATTGCAACGGCACTCACACCGAATGCGTCGGCCACATCACCAACGAACGCAAATCGATTCGCGATTGCCTGACCGAAATCCTGATCCCCGCGGTCTTGATCTCAGTCGAGCCGTCAGAACCGCCAGTTCCCCTCCTGCCTGAGGAGGGGTGGCCAAAGGCCGGGGTGGAGGGAGCAGCGGGCGGCCAGTTCGGCGGCGACAAAGTAATAGCCAAAGATTCACTAATCGAACGTCTCGCGTCTGTTGAAGATGATATTCCGCATTCCGCACTCCGAATTCCGCATTCAAAGGCCCTGATCATCCGCACCCTGCCAAACACCGACGCAAAACTCTCAGCCGAATATGGCGAGGACAACATTCCGCCCTATTTCACCGCTGACGCAATGCGGCTGATCGTCGAACACGGATTCACACACCTGCTCGTCGATATGCCCTCGATCGACCGGATCTTCGACGACGGCAAGCTCATCAACCATCGAATTTTTTGGAATGTTGAGGAAGGAAGTTTTGAAACGAACCCGGAGACGCGGATGAACTCGACCATCACAGAACTGATCTATGTCCCAAACGAGGTTTCCGATGGCGAGTACATGCTAAATCTACAGATCGCCCCGTTCGACAGCGACTGCTCCCCAAGCCGGCCCTTACTTGTTTCCGCACGGTAA
- a CDS encoding AAA family ATPase, with protein MPEQTRIALTGFMGVGKSSVARHISKLLGSERADLDHFIEQETKRKIADILNDDGLDRYREIESESLVKLLGETSAQIISLGGGTWTVEKNREVIKQNGLTTVWLESTFEHCWQNIRKSRKERPLAKDRDTAFKLFEERQAIYCLADWHFIVKPGLSSYAVASQIVEEVF; from the coding sequence ATGCCAGAGCAGACCCGCATTGCCCTGACCGGTTTCATGGGAGTCGGAAAGTCGAGCGTTGCCCGCCATATTTCAAAGCTTTTGGGCTCTGAAAGGGCCGACCTTGACCACTTTATTGAGCAGGAGACGAAGCGGAAGATCGCCGACATTCTCAACGACGACGGCCTTGACCGTTACCGCGAGATAGAGTCGGAAAGCCTCGTAAAACTGCTCGGCGAGACCTCGGCCCAGATCATTTCGCTTGGCGGCGGGACATGGACCGTCGAAAAGAATCGTGAGGTGATAAAGCAGAACGGGCTGACGACCGTCTGGCTCGAATCCACCTTTGAACACTGCTGGCAAAACATCCGCAAATCGCGAAAAGAGCGCCCGCTCGCCAAAGACCGCGACACCGCATTTAAGCTATTTGAAGAAAGGCAGGCGATCTATTGCCTTGCCGACTGGCATTTCATCGTAAAGCCCGGGCTTTCATCCTACGCTGTGGCAAGCCAGATAGTTGAAGAGGTCTTTTAG
- the kynU gene encoding kynureninase produces the protein MAQDHEFNPGPEFAAAADREDPLARFRERFYIPQLPEGGEAIYFTGNSLGLQPKTAREYINAELDDWARLGVEGHIHARHPWLPYHEFVTESLARVAGAKPIEVVAMNSLTVNLHLLMVSFYRPTAERHKIVIERGAFPSDQYAVESQIKVWSSAFRRLSDEVGPAKVGTPSLIELTPREGEATLRTEDILELIDREGESIALIMLGGVNYYTGQAFDMAAITEAGHRKGCVVGFDLAHAAGNLELHLHDWNVDFAAWCSYKYLNSGPGGIAGIFVHERHARSFELPRFAGWWGHDKATRFLMGPEFVPLAGAEGWQLSNPPIFQLAALRASLEIFDEATIPALRTKSERLTGYLEYLLGQIATERIELITPADPQQRGCQLSIRVRDADKQLFDAITARGVFADWREPDVIRVAPVPLYNSFADVFRFSEVIGEALR, from the coding sequence ATGGCTCAAGATCATGAATTCAATCCCGGGCCGGAGTTTGCGGCGGCCGCCGACCGCGAAGATCCGCTTGCCCGCTTCCGCGAACGGTTTTATATTCCGCAGCTTCCCGAAGGCGGCGAGGCCATTTATTTCACCGGCAATTCGCTGGGCCTACAGCCAAAAACCGCCCGCGAATACATCAATGCCGAGCTCGACGATTGGGCCCGCCTCGGAGTCGAGGGCCATATACATGCACGCCACCCATGGCTCCCCTATCACGAATTCGTGACGGAATCGCTCGCCCGCGTCGCTGGGGCGAAACCGATCGAGGTCGTCGCGATGAACTCGCTGACCGTCAATCTTCATCTGCTGATGGTCTCGTTCTACCGACCGACCGCCGAGCGGCACAAAATAGTCATCGAACGCGGGGCGTTCCCGTCAGATCAATATGCCGTCGAATCGCAGATCAAGGTTTGGAGTTCCGCCTTTAGGCGCCTATCCGATGAAGTCGGGCCAGCTAAAGTTGGAACTCCTAGCCTGATCGAACTCACGCCTCGCGAGGGCGAAGCGACGCTCCGCACCGAAGACATCCTCGAACTCATCGACCGTGAAGGCGAGAGCATTGCCCTCATAATGCTTGGCGGCGTCAATTATTACACCGGCCAGGCTTTCGATATGGCCGCGATCACCGAGGCCGGCCACCGAAAGGGCTGTGTTGTCGGCTTTGACCTGGCCCACGCCGCCGGAAATCTGGAGCTGCATCTGCACGACTGGAATGTCGATTTCGCCGCCTGGTGTTCTTATAAATATCTTAACTCCGGCCCCGGCGGCATCGCTGGCATATTTGTCCATGAACGCCACGCCCGCAGCTTCGAACTGCCGCGTTTTGCCGGTTGGTGGGGACACGATAAAGCGACGCGTTTCCTAATGGGCCCGGAGTTCGTCCCGCTCGCCGGCGCCGAAGGCTGGCAGCTCTCGAATCCGCCGATCTTTCAGCTCGCCGCCCTCAGAGCCTCGCTTGAGATCTTCGACGAGGCTACGATTCCAGCTCTCAGAACTAAGTCTGAAAGATTAACGGGCTATCTCGAGTACCTCCTTGGACAGATCGCGACCGAACGCATCGAGCTGATAACACCAGCCGACCCGCAGCAACGCGGCTGCCAGCTTTCGATCCGCGTTCGCGATGCCGACAAGCAGCTTTTCGACGCGATAACCGCCCGAGGCGTCTTTGCCGATTGGCGCGAGCCGGACGTGATTCGCGTCGCTCCGGTGCCGCTCTACAACAGTTTTGCTGACGTCTTCCGCTTTTCTGAGGTCATCGGCGAAGCATTGCGCTAA
- a CDS encoding cytochrome c yields the protein MKLIAAAVFAAIGMAGCFGGGGGRYVIGESKAFEASLYRQNCAICHGPEGDGKTLDDGTVVPSLREGNFKAVNDGQIYNQIANGGNGMVGFRRQLSERELRLLVDLVRRDLRGQ from the coding sequence ATGAAGTTGATTGCGGCTGCGGTATTTGCGGCGATCGGAATGGCAGGGTGTTTCGGCGGAGGCGGCGGGCGTTATGTGATCGGCGAAAGCAAGGCGTTTGAGGCGTCGCTTTATCGGCAAAATTGCGCGATCTGCCATGGACCGGAAGGCGACGGCAAAACGCTCGACGACGGAACGGTCGTGCCGAGCCTTCGCGAAGGGAACTTCAAAGCCGTGAACGACGGACAGATCTATAACCAGATCGCCAATGGCGGCAACGGCATGGTCGGCTTTCGACGGCAATTGAGCGAGCGAGAGCTGAGGCTTCTCGTCGATCTGGTCAGGCGAGATCTAAGGGGGCAGTAG
- a CDS encoding histone deacetylase — MSGYKLFYSPYYYADIGEGHVFPIRKFELVRDRLISEGTLRSDEVVEPEPAAVEDLLLVHTEDYVTRLSEGRLTAKEVRKLGLPWSESLVRRSFHAISGTIMAAREAVAAGIASNLAGGTHHAYPDRGEGYCVFNDVAVAIRVLKRERLAERFLIIDLDVHQGDGTAFIFAEDDSVFTFSMHGAKNYPLFKQASSLDIELPDGTADAEYLATLESALERVRVHSPDVIFYLAGADPFAGDKLGRLGLSIEGLRRRDEMVLEFARAESTPIVTTMSGGYATEIEQTVEIHSNTIRAVKAVFFGERASGVSV; from the coding sequence ATGAGCGGTTACAAGCTTTTCTATTCGCCCTATTACTACGCCGACATCGGCGAAGGGCACGTGTTCCCGATTCGAAAATTCGAGCTGGTTCGCGATCGGTTGATCAGTGAGGGGACTTTGCGGAGCGACGAAGTAGTTGAACCGGAACCGGCGGCGGTCGAAGATCTCTTGCTGGTGCATACCGAAGATTACGTCACGCGGCTAAGCGAAGGGCGACTGACGGCGAAAGAGGTTCGGAAGCTCGGGCTGCCGTGGAGCGAGTCGCTTGTGCGGCGATCGTTTCATGCGATCTCGGGGACGATAATGGCGGCTCGCGAGGCGGTTGCGGCGGGGATCGCTTCAAACCTCGCGGGCGGAACGCACCACGCTTATCCAGACCGCGGCGAGGGCTATTGCGTTTTCAACGACGTGGCGGTCGCGATCAGAGTGCTGAAGCGGGAGCGGCTTGCCGAGAGGTTTTTGATCATCGACCTCGACGTACATCAGGGCGACGGCACGGCGTTCATATTTGCGGAAGACGATTCGGTATTCACATTTTCAATGCACGGGGCGAAGAACTATCCGCTTTTCAAGCAAGCATCTTCGCTCGACATCGAACTCCCGGACGGCACGGCAGACGCCGAATATCTCGCGACACTCGAGAGTGCTCTTGAGCGGGTCCGCGTCCATTCGCCGGATGTTATTTTTTACCTTGCCGGGGCGGATCCTTTCGCGGGTGACAAGCTCGGGCGGCTTGGGCTCTCGATCGAAGGGCTTCGGCGGCGGGATGAGATGGTGCTCGAATTTGCCCGAGCCGAGAGCACGCCAATCGTTACGACAATGAGCGGCGGCTATGCGACGGAGATCGAGCAAACCGTTGAGATACATAGCAATACGATACGGGCGGTGAAGGCCGTATTTTTCGGCGAACGGGCGAGCGGTGTATCGGTGTGA
- a CDS encoding BON domain-containing protein produces MKVKYLTVLAIAAMMFLAACGKSDADLQKAVQDKLTADGVSGVTVAVNGGVATLTGEVADITVKNKAQASAGAVEGIKSVTNNLTTKPLPVATPAASDPALTGKITENLKKAGCTGANVAVVNGKVTVTGEVPKAKYAECVQEIMQSGITGIDNQLKKGS; encoded by the coding sequence ATGAAAGTTAAGTACTTAACAGTTTTGGCCATCGCAGCGATGATGTTTCTTGCGGCCTGCGGCAAGAGCGATGCTGACCTGCAGAAAGCGGTTCAGGATAAGCTGACGGCGGACGGCGTTTCGGGTGTGACGGTTGCGGTCAATGGCGGCGTTGCGACGCTGACCGGCGAGGTTGCCGACATCACGGTAAAGAACAAGGCACAGGCTTCGGCAGGTGCGGTCGAGGGCATCAAGTCGGTTACGAACAACCTGACGACGAAGCCGCTTCCGGTCGCCACCCCGGCAGCCTCTGACCCGGCACTTACGGGAAAGATCACTGAGAACCTGAAAAAAGCGGGCTGTACCGGGGCGAACGTTGCGGTCGTGAATGGCAAGGTAACGGTTACCGGCGAGGTGCCGAAAGCGAAATATGCAGAGTGCGTTCAGGAGATAATGCAGTCGGGCATTACGGGCATTGACAACCAGCTCAAAAAGGGAAGCTAA
- the fdhF gene encoding formate dehydrogenase subunit alpha yields MLRATINGTTHEFAEGTTILKAASACGVSIPTLCDDPRLKPAGACRLCLVDVEGSLRETPSCAVEISEGMTVETHSAEVEAGRRMNLKMLARSYPAEAFEQFPEKPFHRIARDYGLTATDFAQNINGHLVDDSHTYIKVDMSRCIDCYSCVRICDEVQGQFIWQVAGRGEESFIVPDNFGPFGESNCVSCGACSDVCPTGALEDRSVINLGTAEKWTRTTCPYCGTGCEMSVGTRNDKIVQVRPVNDAPVSSGHLCVKGRYAYGFVDAPDRVTEPMIRENGEWRNVTWDEAIAYTAEKLNGYIATDGPDSIAVLGSARATNEENYVAQKFARVALGTNNVDCCARVCHTPTAAAMKMMLGTGAATNSFDDIELARSILICGANPTENHPIPGARMKQAVRRGTKLIIIDPRRTELTKYADVHLQLNAGTNIPLFNALAHAIIDEGLADEDFISERVDEFEQFKTFLADYSPEAVAEECGVAAEDIRAAARIYASAKPAMCFHGLGMTEHLQGTEGVMTVVNLALLTGNIGKPGSGVNPLRGQNNVQGSAHMGCDPGILTGSIAVEEGRPLFESIWNAPVPESKGLNQLQMIDAAKSGKLKALWTIGYDVFFSNANSHETERSLSGLEFCVVQDFFMNETAKRFADVFLPAQSSFEKDGTFMNAERRIQRIRAAVTPRGNARNDWEIVCEVAKAMGKGEHFAFTSAEEIWNEVRAVWPAGRGISYPRIDHHGLQWPCPDESHPGETVLHGESFSLGKRAALRRIKYRPTPERVSADFPFLLTTGRTLYHFNAGTMTMRTPNIELLPTDELMICRADAEQIGLKHGERVRMISGHGEAELPVKITEKVQPGKLFATFHDPKVFLNYATSPVRDRFTLAPEFKVTAVRVEKIN; encoded by the coding sequence ATGCTACGCGCAACTATCAACGGCACCACCCACGAATTCGCTGAGGGCACAACGATACTCAAGGCCGCAAGTGCATGCGGCGTTTCTATCCCGACGCTTTGCGATGATCCGCGGCTCAAGCCCGCCGGCGCGTGCCGCCTTTGTCTTGTTGATGTCGAAGGCTCGCTACGTGAAACTCCATCTTGTGCCGTTGAGATCTCAGAAGGGATGACGGTCGAGACGCACTCCGCCGAGGTCGAGGCCGGCCGCCGGATGAACCTGAAAATGCTTGCCCGCAGCTATCCCGCCGAAGCGTTTGAGCAATTTCCCGAAAAGCCCTTTCACCGCATCGCCCGCGACTACGGCCTGACCGCCACCGACTTTGCTCAAAATATCAACGGCCATCTCGTCGATGATTCGCACACCTACATCAAGGTCGATATGTCCCGCTGCATCGACTGCTATTCGTGCGTCCGGATCTGCGATGAGGTGCAGGGCCAGTTCATCTGGCAGGTGGCCGGCCGCGGCGAGGAGTCATTTATCGTGCCGGACAACTTCGGCCCGTTTGGCGAGAGCAACTGCGTATCATGCGGTGCGTGTTCAGACGTTTGCCCGACCGGAGCTCTCGAGGACCGCTCCGTCATCAACCTCGGCACAGCGGAAAAATGGACACGCACGACCTGCCCCTATTGCGGCACCGGCTGCGAGATGAGCGTGGGAACCCGCAACGATAAGATCGTCCAGGTGCGTCCGGTCAATGATGCACCCGTCAGCAGCGGCCATCTCTGCGTAAAGGGCCGCTATGCTTACGGCTTCGTCGATGCGCCGGACCGCGTCACCGAACCGATGATCCGCGAGAACGGCGAATGGCGAAACGTCACATGGGATGAAGCGATCGCCTACACCGCCGAAAAGTTGAACGGCTACATCGCCACCGATGGCCCGGACAGCATCGCCGTCCTCGGCTCGGCGCGTGCGACCAATGAAGAAAATTACGTAGCGCAAAAGTTCGCCCGCGTCGCACTCGGCACAAACAACGTCGATTGCTGTGCCCGCGTTTGCCACACGCCGACCGCCGCGGCGATGAAGATGATGCTCGGCACCGGTGCGGCAACCAATTCCTTTGACGACATCGAACTTGCCCGGAGCATCCTCATCTGCGGCGCGAACCCGACCGAGAATCACCCGATACCGGGCGCAAGGATGAAGCAAGCCGTCCGCCGGGGCACGAAACTTATCATCATCGACCCGCGTCGCACCGAGCTTACAAAATACGCCGACGTACACCTGCAGCTTAATGCCGGGACCAACATCCCCCTCTTCAATGCACTGGCCCACGCCATCATCGATGAAGGCCTCGCCGACGAAGATTTCATCAGCGAACGGGTCGATGAGTTCGAGCAGTTCAAGACGTTTCTCGCCGACTATTCGCCCGAGGCGGTGGCGGAGGAATGCGGCGTCGCTGCCGAAGATATTCGTGCCGCGGCCCGGATCTATGCGTCCGCAAAACCGGCGATGTGCTTCCATGGCCTCGGCATGACCGAGCATCTTCAGGGCACCGAGGGCGTGATGACGGTCGTCAATCTCGCCCTTCTGACTGGAAACATCGGCAAGCCCGGCTCGGGCGTCAATCCGCTCCGCGGGCAGAACAACGTTCAAGGCTCGGCTCACATGGGCTGCGATCCCGGCATCTTGACCGGCTCCATCGCCGTCGAAGAAGGCCGCCCGCTTTTTGAATCCATCTGGAACGCTCCGGTGCCTGAGTCGAAAGGGCTCAATCAATTGCAGATGATCGATGCCGCCAAGTCCGGCAAGCTCAAAGCCCTCTGGACCATCGGTTACGACGTCTTTTTCTCGAACGCGAATTCACACGAGACCGAACGCTCGCTCTCCGGGCTCGAGTTCTGCGTCGTCCAGGATTTTTTCATGAACGAGACGGCGAAGAGGTTCGCTGATGTCTTCCTGCCTGCTCAATCTTCATTCGAAAAGGACGGCACCTTTATGAACGCCGAACGCCGTATCCAGCGCATCCGTGCGGCCGTCACGCCCCGCGGCAATGCCCGAAATGACTGGGAGATCGTCTGCGAGGTGGCAAAGGCGATGGGCAAAGGCGAGCATTTTGCATTCACGTCCGCCGAAGAGATCTGGAACGAGGTCCGTGCCGTTTGGCCCGCCGGCCGCGGCATCAGCTACCCGCGAATCGACCATCACGGCCTGCAGTGGCCCTGCCCGGATGAATCGCACCCCGGCGAGACGGTTCTCCACGGCGAGAGCTTTTCGCTCGGCAAGCGGGCCGCACTCCGCCGCATAAAGTATCGGCCGACGCCCGAACGCGTCTCCGCCGACTTCCCGTTTTTGCTTACGACCGGCCGCACGCTTTATCATTTCAATGCGGGAACGATGACGATGCGAACGCCGAACATCGAATTGCTCCCAACCGACGAATTAATGATTTGTCGGGCCGATGCGGAGCAGATCGGGCTTAAACACGGCGAACGGGTTCGGATGATAAGCGGACACGGCGAGGCCGAATTGCCCGTCAAAATCACCGAAAAGGTGCAGCCCGGAAAGCTCTTCGCCACGTTCCACGACCCGAAGGTCTTTTTGAACTACGCCACAAGCCCGGTCCGCGACCGCTTTACGCTCGCACCCGAGTTCAAGGTAACGGCCGTGCGGGTTGAAAAGATCAATTAA
- a CDS encoding DinB family protein, with protein sequence MTNANDSQWNALVATHSESLSRYIDIAANLDESAWNHPVGEGKWSPMEITEHLRAAYEVLIREQDTGVGLRPRGGIFLRTFLRLFALPYIMRNRRLPAGAKSPSEIRPDECIEDRAEALRQLRDFGERFEAKLTAKMVDPQAKMTHHLFGDFTPAKGLEFVTIHLENHTRQLPAEHE encoded by the coding sequence ATGACGAACGCAAACGATAGCCAATGGAACGCCCTGGTTGCGACGCACTCGGAGTCGCTTAGTCGATACATTGACATCGCTGCGAACCTCGACGAATCGGCCTGGAATCATCCGGTTGGCGAGGGAAAATGGTCGCCGATGGAGATAACCGAGCATCTTCGGGCAGCTTACGAAGTGCTCATACGCGAGCAGGATACCGGCGTCGGTTTGCGGCCGCGTGGCGGCATATTTTTGCGGACATTTCTTCGCCTATTCGCTCTTCCCTACATCATGCGAAACCGCCGGCTTCCGGCAGGTGCAAAGTCACCAAGCGAGATCCGCCCGGACGAATGTATCGAGGACCGGGCCGAGGCTCTCCGGCAGCTTCGCGACTTCGGTGAAAGATTCGAGGCAAAGTTAACTGCAAAAATGGTGGATCCGCAAGCGAAAATGACCCATCACTTGTTTGGCGATTTCACCCCGGCCAAGGGACTCGAGTTTGTTACAATCCACTTGGAGAACCACACCCGGCAGCTTCCGGCTGAACATGAATAG
- a CDS encoding TIGR01777 family protein, with protein MKALITGASGLIGTELQKALREKGWELLLASRSEPKDDRHIKWTVEEGFRDEDLEQLEGLDAVIHLAGENVAGLRWTDEKKKAIRESRVLGTRTLIDAFTKLKDRPKAFIAGSAIGFYGNRGDDEMTEASPAGDGFFPEVCRDWEAESRRAEDLGIRTVLMRTGIVLSKDGGALGTMLLPFKMGVGGVVGSGKQWMSWISLEDQIRAILFVLENEKMRGAVNLTSPNPATNEQFTKTLGEVLYRPTFLPLPEFAVGMIFGEMGDALLLDSTKVLPKRLEDAGFEFKYPELKLALEKAVE; from the coding sequence ATGAAAGCATTGATCACAGGAGCCAGCGGGCTGATCGGGACGGAGTTGCAGAAGGCCTTGCGGGAAAAAGGCTGGGAGCTTTTACTTGCCTCGCGGAGCGAGCCGAAGGACGACCGGCACATCAAGTGGACCGTTGAAGAAGGCTTTCGGGACGAAGACCTTGAGCAGCTCGAGGGGCTCGATGCCGTGATCCACCTGGCGGGCGAAAACGTCGCCGGGCTTCGTTGGACAGACGAGAAGAAAAAGGCGATACGCGAGAGCCGCGTGCTCGGGACGCGGACGCTGATCGATGCATTTACCAAGCTAAAGGATCGGCCGAAGGCGTTCATTGCCGGCTCGGCGATCGGCTTTTACGGGAACCGCGGCGATGACGAAATGACCGAGGCGAGCCCGGCAGGCGACGGCTTTTTCCCCGAGGTTTGCCGTGACTGGGAAGCGGAATCGCGACGTGCGGAGGACCTCGGCATCCGGACGGTTCTGATGCGGACGGGCATCGTGCTATCAAAGGACGGCGGTGCTCTTGGCACAATGCTTCTGCCCTTCAAGATGGGCGTCGGCGGCGTGGTCGGCTCCGGGAAGCAATGGATGAGCTGGATCTCGCTCGAGGACCAGATCAGGGCGATACTTTTTGTGCTTGAGAACGAGAAGATGCGCGGAGCCGTGAACCTGACCTCGCCAAATCCGGCGACGAACGAGCAATTCACGAAAACGCTGGGCGAGGTGCTCTACCGGCCGACGTTCCTGCCGTTGCCCGAGTTTGCGGTCGGGATGATCTTCGGCGAAATGGGCGACGCGTTGCTGCTTGATTCAACAAAGGTTCTGCCGAAGCGGCTTGAAGATGCGGGGTTTGAGTTTAAGTACCCTGAGTTGAAGTTAGCATTGGAGAAAGCAGTTGAGTGA